One Methanoculleus sp. 7T genomic window carries:
- a CDS encoding damage-control phosphatase ARMT1 family protein, producing the protein MRFQQGCTDCLISRVEYESRLCTDDPALIRKTVEACRDLLRRSCADPVPAPVIASRVHRLAYRMAGDADPYRALKQANNEDATAVSLAVRGDLSTFRDLALASIIGNTLDYGSQAHTVTDNFVEFFRREFAAGLTVDDTEAMEPLTSRVVYLADNCGEIVFDALLADYLKKNGSHVTFVVRGAPILNDATLADAMALGLDRRVDTLTTTTDGIAELGLNLELIPPVLADALDRATLIISKGMANYESLSDERDLPPVAYMMSVKCGPIGADIGIPVGSRVALLHE; encoded by the coding sequence ATGAGATTTCAACAGGGCTGCACGGACTGCCTGATCTCCCGTGTCGAGTACGAGAGCCGGCTCTGTACCGACGATCCGGCGCTTATCCGAAAGACCGTCGAGGCGTGCCGAGATCTCCTCCGGCGCTCTTGCGCGGACCCGGTGCCCGCACCCGTCATCGCAAGCCGCGTGCACCGCCTCGCCTATCGGATGGCCGGCGACGCCGACCCGTACCGGGCCTTGAAGCAAGCCAACAACGAGGATGCGACGGCGGTCTCTCTGGCGGTGCGCGGGGATCTCTCGACGTTCCGCGACCTTGCGCTTGCGTCGATCATCGGCAACACGCTCGATTACGGGTCGCAGGCCCACACCGTCACCGATAACTTCGTCGAATTCTTCCGCCGGGAGTTTGCGGCGGGGTTGACCGTCGACGACACCGAAGCGATGGAACCGCTCACCTCCCGCGTGGTCTACCTCGCCGACAACTGCGGGGAGATCGTCTTTGACGCCCTTCTCGCCGACTACCTCAAGAAGAACGGGTCGCACGTCACGTTTGTCGTCCGGGGCGCGCCGATCCTGAACGATGCTACGCTTGCGGATGCGATGGCGCTCGGTCTCGACCGCCGGGTGGACACGCTCACCACCACCACGGACGGCATCGCCGAACTCGGCCTCAACCTGGAACTTATCCCGCCCGTCCTCGCCGACGCCCTCGACCGTGCGACGCTCATTATCTCCAAGGGCATGGCCAACTACGAGTCGCTCTCCGATGAGCGCGACCTCCCGCCGGTGGCCTACATGATGTCGGTCAAGTGCGGCCCGATCGGCGCCGATATCGGCATCCCGGTCGGCTCCCGGGTCGCCCTCCTCCACGAGTGA
- a CDS encoding DNA adenine methylase → MSERQNIQTRLDSISQRSSSSESKDRSKHYDNERQDKDGSTIPRPFVKWAGGKRCLLNDLIANLPETFEEYYEPFVGGGALFFALHNRIKKAYLSDINLDLMLVYSAIKKDPYQLLEALKIHANSHSKDYYYSIRSEHELKDPIDIAARFLYLNRTCYNGLYRVNKAGQFNVPIGDYKNPNIVQEANILACHEALKKAEIKYNEFDHIYPKKNDFVYFDPPYHPTDDASFTSYTKQNFTETDQVRLKDFALNLHKKGVKVMLSNSNTKFIRDIYKNKAFTLLIVNAPRYVNCKSEGRSAVEEVLIRSY, encoded by the coding sequence ATGAGCGAAAGACAGAATATTCAAACTCGATTAGACTCCATCAGTCAGCGTAGTTCATCGAGCGAATCTAAAGACCGATCTAAACACTATGACAATGAGCGCCAAGATAAAGATGGGAGCACAATACCTCGTCCATTCGTTAAATGGGCCGGTGGAAAGAGATGTCTCTTAAATGATTTAATCGCGAACCTTCCAGAAACCTTTGAGGAATATTATGAGCCTTTCGTCGGAGGTGGAGCGCTTTTTTTTGCATTACATAATAGAATTAAGAAAGCCTACTTATCCGATATTAATCTTGATCTGATGCTGGTGTATAGCGCAATAAAAAAAGATCCCTATCAGCTCCTTGAAGCGCTCAAAATTCACGCAAATAGTCACTCCAAGGATTACTACTATTCGATCCGCTCTGAACACGAGTTAAAGGACCCAATTGATATTGCAGCAAGGTTCCTTTACTTAAATAGGACGTGTTATAACGGGTTATACAGGGTGAATAAAGCAGGTCAGTTCAACGTTCCAATAGGGGATTATAAAAACCCAAATATTGTCCAGGAAGCTAACATTTTGGCGTGTCACGAAGCGCTGAAAAAAGCGGAGATAAAGTACAACGAATTTGATCATATTTACCCCAAGAAAAATGATTTCGTATATTTCGATCCGCCGTATCATCCGACAGATGATGCCTCATTTACAAGTTACACCAAACAGAACTTCACTGAGACAGATCAAGTTAGATTGAAGGATTTTGCATTAAATCTTCATAAAAAGGGAGTAAAAGTGATGCTCTCAAATTCAAATACAAAATTCATTAGAGATATATATAAGAATAAAGCATTTACTTTATTGATAGTCAATGCCCCACGATATGTAAACTGTAAATCAGAAGGGCGAAGTGCTGTCGAGGAAGTTCTAATTAGGAGTTACTGA
- a CDS encoding DpnII family type II restriction endonuclease, with amino-acid sequence MEQGGTIANKTGKLLETFIENLLIQKEYKYVQKKRFDSATHMLDQPIYSKQYNVCTGIYDTPIRCDFIVFHPEKHPDRLIIESKWQQSSGSADEKYPYTIHNIKEKYPCDTVLVLDGDGYKKGAEKWVRDQVGEKLRHVFNMREFQKWVNQEGL; translated from the coding sequence ATGGAGCAAGGCGGTACAATCGCGAACAAAACAGGAAAACTCCTTGAAACATTTATAGAAAACCTACTGATACAAAAAGAATACAAATACGTACAAAAGAAAAGGTTTGATTCCGCAACACACATGCTGGATCAGCCAATCTATTCTAAACAATATAATGTTTGCACTGGGATTTATGACACCCCAATCCGTTGTGATTTTATTGTGTTTCATCCGGAGAAACACCCCGATCGCTTGATAATCGAGTCCAAATGGCAGCAATCTTCCGGTTCTGCAGATGAAAAGTATCCTTACACGATACATAACATAAAAGAAAAATACCCATGTGATACAGTCCTTGTTCTTGACGGCGATGGCTATAAGAAAGGGGCAGAGAAGTGGGTACGCGATCAAGTGGGTGAGAAATTGCGACACGTGTTTAACATGCGAGAATTTCAAAAGTGGGTTAATCAAGAGGGGCTATAA
- a CDS encoding phosphoglycerate kinase: MDIGTLADAGTLTGTVMLRVDFNSPIDPSSNQILDDKRFREHLPTVQALEDTKLVVLTHQSRPGKKDYTTLEAHAAKLERLLGRPVTYVDDIFGRCAREAIRNAKRGDVLMLENLRFAAEENLTLKPEEAKKTILVRKLASMADSYVNDAFGTAHRSQPSIVGLPLALPSVAGLLMEKEVANLSRVFSGAPRPVTFVLGGTKVDDSLAVAQNVLERGTADRVVVVGVVANVFLLAAGYDIGKPSTQLIEQLGYLGEVDKAKDLLETYRTRIGMPHSVAVREDGVRVEYPVDAVPEDAQVLDLGSESINLLSREIGESGTVVVNGPAGLFEEEQFAVGTFEILKAASTVEFSVAGGGHSGAAIERLGLEDEFTHISTGGGAAIEFLTGKKMPAIEALEMSRKIFG; this comes from the coding sequence GTGGATATCGGTACGCTTGCTGATGCAGGAACGTTGACGGGAACGGTGATGTTGCGGGTTGATTTCAACTCCCCCATCGATCCCTCGTCGAACCAGATCCTCGACGACAAGAGGTTCCGGGAGCATCTGCCGACGGTGCAGGCGCTTGAGGATACCAAGCTCGTCGTCCTCACGCACCAGAGCAGGCCCGGCAAGAAGGACTACACGACGCTTGAGGCGCATGCGGCGAAACTGGAGCGGCTGCTCGGCCGCCCGGTGACCTACGTGGACGATATCTTCGGGCGGTGCGCCCGAGAGGCTATCCGGAACGCAAAGCGCGGGGATGTCCTGATGCTCGAGAACCTCCGGTTCGCCGCCGAGGAGAACCTGACCCTAAAACCGGAAGAGGCGAAGAAGACCATCCTTGTGCGGAAACTGGCGTCGATGGCCGACTCCTACGTCAACGACGCTTTCGGCACGGCGCACCGGTCGCAGCCGTCGATCGTGGGGCTGCCGCTTGCGCTCCCGTCGGTGGCCGGCCTCCTGATGGAGAAGGAGGTCGCGAACCTCTCCCGGGTCTTCTCCGGCGCCCCGCGCCCCGTCACCTTCGTGCTCGGCGGGACGAAGGTGGACGACTCGCTTGCGGTCGCGCAGAACGTCCTCGAGCGGGGGACCGCCGACCGGGTGGTCGTGGTCGGTGTGGTGGCGAACGTCTTCCTGCTTGCGGCAGGCTACGATATCGGGAAGCCCTCGACCCAACTCATCGAGCAACTCGGGTATCTGGGCGAGGTCGATAAGGCGAAAGACCTCCTTGAGACATACCGGACCCGGATCGGGATGCCGCACTCGGTCGCTGTCCGCGAGGACGGCGTGCGGGTGGAGTACCCGGTGGACGCCGTCCCGGAGGACGCCCAGGTGCTGGACCTCGGGAGCGAGTCGATCAACCTCCTCTCGCGGGAGATCGGCGAGTCGGGGACGGTCGTGGTGAACGGTCCGGCCGGGCTCTTTGAAGAGGAGCAGTTCGCAGTCGGGACGTTCGAGATCCTGAAGGCGGCCTCGACCGTCGAGTTCTCGGTGGCGGGCGGCGGGCATTCCGGAGCGGCCATCGAGCGGCTCGGTCTTGAGGATGAGTTCACGCACATCTCCACCGGCGGCGGGGCGGCGATCGAGTTCCTGACCGGGAAGAAGATGCCTGCCATCGAGGCGCTGGAGATGTCCCGGAAGATCTTCGGGTGA
- a CDS encoding V-type ATP synthase subunit D: MALRDIKPTRSELIGVKRRIKLSERGYNILKMKRDGLILEFFKVLQQAKDSRGALMERYTHAMEMIALAETVEGAIGVKAAAFSTADIPAISLKSKNIMGVVVPEIQSSSVRKGVLDRGYGMLGTSAVIDETAEAFEDLLEAIIEAAEIETTMKRLLDEIESTKRRVNALEFKVIPELTEARDFIKMRLDEMEREELFRLKKIKARSA; encoded by the coding sequence ATGGCGCTACGAGATATCAAGCCGACCCGTTCAGAGTTGATCGGCGTCAAGCGACGGATCAAACTCTCGGAGCGCGGCTACAACATCTTAAAGATGAAGCGCGATGGGCTGATCCTGGAGTTCTTCAAGGTGCTGCAGCAGGCGAAAGACAGCCGCGGCGCACTGATGGAGCGTTATACGCATGCGATGGAGATGATCGCCCTCGCGGAGACCGTCGAGGGTGCGATCGGGGTGAAGGCCGCCGCCTTCTCGACGGCGGACATCCCCGCAATCTCCTTAAAGAGCAAGAACATCATGGGCGTCGTCGTCCCGGAGATCCAGTCGTCTTCGGTACGGAAGGGCGTGCTCGACCGCGGCTACGGGATGCTCGGGACGTCCGCCGTCATCGACGAGACCGCCGAGGCGTTTGAGGACCTGCTCGAGGCGATCATCGAGGCGGCTGAGATCGAGACGACCATGAAGCGGCTGCTCGATGAGATCGAGAGCACCAAGCGGCGTGTGAACGCGCTCGAGTTCAAGGTGATCCCGGAGCTCACCGAGGCCAGAGACTTCATCAAGATGCGGCTCGACGAGATGGAACGCGAGGAGCTCTTCCGCCTGAAAAAGATTAAGGCACGGAGTGCCTGA
- a CDS encoding ATP synthase subunit B, translating to MKEYRTVAQIAGPLVFVEKTEPVGYSELVNIVTADGTVKRGQVLDTSDEIVVVQVFETTAGIGRDSGIRFTGETIKMPVGKDMLGRILSGGGKPIDGGPEIVPEKRLEITGAAINPYARASPADFIQTGISTIDGTNTLVRGQKLPIFSGSGLPHNDVALQIARQAKVPGSTEEFAVVFAAMGITREEANYFMADFEKTGALERAVVFLNLADDPAVERIITPRLALTTAEYLAFDLGYHVLVILTDMTNYCEALRQIGAAREEVPGRRGYPGYMYTDLASIYERAGIIKGVKGSVTQIPILTMPGDDITHPIPDLTGYITEGQIVVNRELHRKGIYPPINVLPSLSRLMNLGIGKGHTREDHKKVSDQLYAAYAEGNDLRGLVAIVGKDALSERDRMFLEFADLFEDRFVRQGLYEDRSIEETLDLGWELLATLPEEQLVRIDRELIQKYHPKYRKKAQG from the coding sequence ATGAAGGAGTACAGAACGGTTGCACAGATCGCGGGCCCTCTGGTCTTCGTCGAGAAGACGGAGCCGGTGGGATACAGCGAGCTTGTCAACATCGTGACTGCCGACGGCACGGTCAAGCGCGGCCAGGTGCTGGACACGAGCGACGAGATCGTGGTCGTCCAGGTCTTTGAGACCACCGCAGGTATCGGCAGGGATTCAGGAATCCGCTTCACCGGCGAGACGATCAAGATGCCGGTGGGGAAGGATATGCTCGGCCGTATCCTCTCCGGCGGCGGCAAGCCGATCGACGGCGGCCCGGAGATCGTGCCCGAAAAGCGGCTCGAGATCACGGGTGCGGCCATCAACCCCTACGCCCGTGCGTCCCCTGCGGACTTCATCCAGACGGGTATCTCGACCATCGACGGGACGAACACCCTTGTCCGTGGTCAGAAGCTCCCGATCTTCTCGGGTTCCGGTCTGCCCCACAACGACGTGGCGCTTCAGATCGCCCGGCAGGCAAAGGTGCCCGGCTCGACGGAAGAGTTCGCCGTAGTCTTTGCGGCCATGGGTATCACGAGGGAAGAGGCCAACTACTTCATGGCCGACTTCGAGAAGACGGGAGCCCTTGAACGGGCGGTCGTCTTCCTGAACCTTGCAGACGACCCGGCAGTCGAGCGGATCATCACGCCGCGTCTCGCGCTCACCACGGCCGAGTACCTGGCGTTCGACCTCGGCTACCATGTGCTGGTCATCCTGACGGATATGACCAACTACTGCGAGGCGCTCCGTCAGATCGGCGCGGCCCGTGAGGAAGTGCCCGGCCGGCGCGGTTACCCCGGGTACATGTACACGGACCTTGCGAGCATCTACGAGCGTGCCGGTATCATCAAGGGCGTCAAGGGCTCGGTGACCCAGATCCCGATCCTGACGATGCCGGGCGACGATATCACGCACCCAATCCCGGACCTGACCGGCTACATCACCGAAGGCCAGATTGTGGTCAACCGTGAGTTGCACCGGAAGGGTATCTACCCGCCGATCAACGTGCTGCCCTCGCTCTCCCGTCTGATGAACCTCGGTATCGGGAAGGGGCACACCCGTGAGGACCACAAGAAGGTCTCGGACCAGCTCTACGCGGCATACGCGGAAGGTAACGACCTCCGCGGCCTTGTGGCCATCGTCGGCAAGGACGCGCTCTCGGAGCGTGACAGGATGTTCCTTGAGTTCGCCGACCTCTTTGAGGACCGGTTCGTCAGGCAGGGCCTGTATGAGGACCGGTCGATCGAGGAGACGCTCGACCTCGGCTGGGAACTCCTCGCGACGCTGCCTGAAGAGCAGCTCGTGCGTATCGACCGCGAACTGATCCAGAAGTATCACCCGAAGTACCGGAAGAAGGCACAGGGGTAA
- a CDS encoding ATP synthase subunit A: MEKAKENRTQGVLKRISGPVVTAVGLDAHMYDVVKVGNEELMGEVIKIQGENIIIQVYEDTAGIRPGEPVANTGLSLAVELGPGLLTSIYDGIQRPLEVLVDKMGNFIERGVSAPGLSHEKKWEFVPTVKAGDVVKAGDILGTVQETNIVHKVMVPPRSKGGKIKKISGGSFTVDETICVLEDGTEIAMLQRWPVRVPRPVKEKLNPDVPLITGQRILDGLFPIAKGGTAAIPGPFGSGKTVTQQQLAKWSDAEIVVYIGCGERGNEMTEVLTEFPELEDPKTGRPLMERTVLIANTSNMPVAAREASVYTGITIAEYFRDMGYDVSLMADSTSRWAEAMREISSRLEEMPGEEGYPAYLAARLSEFYERAGRVVNVNDTAGSVSVIGAVSPPGGDFSEPVTQNTLRIVKVFWALDAKLSQRRHFPAINWLNSYSLYLDSLNEWYDREVSPEWNPLRAWAMGVLQKEAELQEIVQLVGSDALPDEEQITIEVARMIREIFLQQNAFDAVDTYCPMSKQYDMMKAIKTYADLARAAQAGGATPQQIVTVKSKNELPQIKFIKDYEPVLAKILKDMEAEFGAMRTA; the protein is encoded by the coding sequence ATGGAAAAAGCAAAAGAAAACAGGACTCAGGGAGTCCTGAAACGGATTTCAGGGCCGGTCGTCACTGCTGTCGGTCTCGACGCACACATGTACGACGTGGTGAAGGTCGGCAATGAGGAACTGATGGGGGAGGTCATCAAGATCCAGGGTGAAAACATCATCATCCAGGTCTACGAAGATACCGCCGGCATCAGGCCCGGCGAACCGGTGGCGAACACCGGTTTGTCGCTCGCAGTGGAGCTCGGGCCCGGTCTGCTGACCAGTATCTACGACGGGATCCAGAGGCCGCTCGAAGTGCTCGTGGACAAGATGGGCAACTTCATCGAGCGCGGCGTCTCGGCTCCCGGCCTCTCTCACGAGAAGAAGTGGGAGTTCGTGCCCACGGTGAAGGCCGGCGACGTCGTCAAGGCCGGGGACATCCTCGGCACGGTCCAGGAGACGAACATCGTCCATAAGGTCATGGTCCCGCCCCGGTCGAAGGGCGGCAAGATCAAGAAGATCTCGGGCGGCAGTTTCACGGTGGACGAGACGATCTGCGTCCTTGAGGACGGCACCGAGATCGCGATGCTCCAGCGCTGGCCGGTTCGTGTGCCCCGCCCCGTGAAGGAGAAACTGAACCCGGATGTCCCGCTGATCACCGGTCAGCGGATCTTGGACGGTCTCTTCCCGATCGCCAAGGGCGGCACGGCGGCCATCCCCGGACCGTTCGGGAGCGGCAAGACGGTCACCCAGCAGCAGCTCGCGAAGTGGTCCGATGCCGAGATTGTCGTCTACATCGGCTGCGGCGAGCGCGGCAACGAGATGACCGAGGTGCTGACTGAGTTCCCGGAACTTGAGGACCCGAAGACCGGCCGGCCGCTGATGGAGCGGACGGTTCTGATCGCGAACACCTCAAACATGCCGGTTGCGGCCCGTGAGGCGTCCGTGTATACGGGCATCACGATCGCCGAGTACTTCCGTGACATGGGCTACGATGTCTCCCTGATGGCAGACTCCACCTCTCGGTGGGCTGAAGCGATGCGTGAGATCTCGAGCCGTCTTGAGGAGATGCCCGGCGAAGAGGGTTACCCCGCGTACCTTGCGGCACGCCTCTCCGAGTTCTACGAGCGGGCGGGCCGTGTCGTGAACGTGAACGATACGGCCGGTTCGGTCTCGGTCATCGGTGCGGTCTCGCCTCCGGGCGGCGACTTCTCAGAGCCGGTCACCCAGAACACTCTGCGTATCGTCAAGGTCTTCTGGGCACTGGACGCGAAGCTCTCCCAGCGCCGGCACTTCCCGGCCATCAACTGGCTGAACTCCTACTCGCTCTACCTGGACTCGCTCAACGAGTGGTACGACCGTGAGGTCTCCCCCGAGTGGAACCCCCTCCGTGCCTGGGCGATGGGCGTCCTCCAGAAGGAAGCCGAACTCCAGGAGATTGTCCAGTTGGTCGGTTCCGACGCTCTGCCCGACGAGGAGCAGATCACCATCGAGGTGGCGAGGATGATCCGTGAGATCTTCCTGCAGCAGAACGCCTTCGACGCGGTGGATACCTACTGTCCCATGTCCAAGCAGTACGACATGATGAAGGCGATCAAGACCTACGCCGACCTTGCGCGTGCTGCCCAGGCGGGCGGAGCGACCCCGCAGCAGATCGTCACCGTGAAGAGCAAGAACGAGCTTCCGCAGATCAAGTTCATCAAGGACTACGAGCCGGTGCTTGCGAAGATCCTGAAGGATATGGAAGCTGAATTTGGCGCAATGAGGACGGCGTAA
- a CDS encoding V-type ATP synthase subunit F: protein MEIAVVGTSEFILGFRLAGVRKTYAAETDERLVEYVNQVLQDKDVGILVLKGSDMERIPLRLRTTLENSVKPTVIAIGGEEGGLSMRERIKRSVGVDLWK, encoded by the coding sequence ATGGAGATAGCAGTTGTCGGTACCAGTGAATTTATCCTCGGTTTCCGGCTCGCGGGCGTCAGAAAGACCTATGCGGCCGAGACCGACGAGCGGCTGGTCGAGTACGTCAACCAGGTGCTCCAAGACAAGGACGTCGGCATTCTCGTGCTGAAGGGCAGCGACATGGAGCGGATCCCCCTGCGACTTCGCACCACCCTCGAAAACTCCGTCAAGCCGACGGTGATCGCCATCGGCGGAGAAGAGGGCGGCTTGTCGATGAGAGAGAGAATCAAGAGATCGGTGGGTGTTGATCTGTGGAAGTAA